In Sinorhizobium mexicanum, one DNA window encodes the following:
- a CDS encoding glycosyltransferase family 4 protein has protein sequence MSDRLRVLVVSHGHPTMSLGGAETASHSLHKGLNTLPGLESIYLARVGHPVPRHGASALMSHRLAPDEVLFHADDYDHFFLSNGDTEAIRRDLLRFVGDLTPHVVHFHHLIGMGVEALYALREALPEAIIVVTFHEYLSICHNHGQMVKRPSGQLCSRASPIGCHGCFPEIPVSRFLKREQFLRGMLGLADAFVSPSMFLATRYVEWGIDAEKLSVIDNGIVTGEIAPVRDLPAQTARRNRFAYFGQMTPFKGIDVLIDAVSRVPQEIWGEDSCLMIFGGNLERQPTEFQDRLKKLIDEAGRRVRFYGAYQNGDMPRLMRSVDWVVLPSTWWENSPMVIQEALHHRRPIICADIGGMAEKVRDGRDGLHFRAGSAQDLADRLIEAVREPQVWDRLHATLRPPTSHVDSARAHADLYRRLLGEKRSARNGGHYDPVSLTA, from the coding sequence ATGAGCGATCGGCTCCGTGTTCTCGTTGTTTCACATGGCCATCCGACAATGTCTCTTGGCGGAGCGGAGACGGCGTCCCACAGCCTTCACAAGGGGCTGAACACGTTGCCGGGGCTTGAATCGATCTATCTGGCTCGCGTCGGCCATCCTGTCCCGCGCCACGGTGCGTCGGCGCTCATGAGCCACCGTCTCGCGCCGGATGAAGTCCTCTTCCACGCCGACGACTACGACCACTTCTTCCTCTCCAACGGCGATACCGAAGCAATCCGTCGCGACCTCCTGCGCTTTGTCGGCGATCTCACCCCCCATGTGGTTCACTTCCATCACCTGATCGGCATGGGAGTGGAGGCCCTCTATGCCCTTCGCGAGGCATTGCCGGAAGCGATCATCGTGGTGACCTTCCACGAATATCTTTCGATCTGCCACAATCACGGGCAAATGGTGAAGCGGCCTTCCGGCCAACTCTGTAGCAGGGCTTCGCCCATCGGCTGCCACGGATGCTTTCCCGAAATCCCGGTGTCCCGATTCCTGAAGCGCGAACAGTTCCTGCGCGGCATGCTCGGCCTTGCCGACGCCTTCGTCTCGCCCAGCATGTTCCTCGCCACGCGGTATGTCGAATGGGGAATCGACGCGGAGAAACTCTCCGTCATCGACAACGGGATAGTGACTGGCGAGATCGCGCCGGTGCGAGACCTGCCGGCTCAGACCGCCCGGCGAAACCGCTTCGCCTATTTCGGGCAGATGACACCTTTTAAAGGCATCGATGTGCTCATCGATGCCGTTTCACGCGTGCCGCAGGAGATCTGGGGCGAGGATTCCTGCCTGATGATCTTCGGCGGCAACCTTGAACGCCAGCCAACCGAATTCCAGGACCGGCTCAAGAAGCTTATCGACGAGGCCGGCCGCAGGGTGCGCTTCTACGGTGCCTATCAAAACGGGGACATGCCGCGGCTTATGCGCTCCGTCGACTGGGTGGTCCTGCCGTCCACCTGGTGGGAGAACTCGCCGATGGTTATCCAGGAAGCGTTGCACCACCGTCGGCCGATCATCTGCGCCGACATCGGCGGGATGGCCGAGAAAGTTCGGGACGGGAGAGACGGCCTGCATTTCCGCGCCGGCAGCGCGCAGGATCTGGCCGATCGACTGATCGAAGCGGTGCGCGAGCCACAGGTTTGGGATCGACTGCATGCAACCCTGCGGCCGCCGACGAGCCATGTCGACTCCGCTCGCGCCCACGCAGACCTCTATCGCCGGCTACTCGGAGAAAAACGGAGCGCGAGGAATGGCGGGCACTACGACCCGGTCTCACTGACCGCCTGA
- a CDS encoding N-formylglutamate amidohydrolase codes for MNRPDCPSKVSTESLDDEWWTQHRGDSPIVATAIHNGHAVRGEVGRLLGLSAAERLREEDPFTEFIIRDFPNRIVVHRSRFEVDINRPRGVAIYVRPEQAWGLNVWTVKPPQDLVEASLAMHDEYYAMLEAMLAGIERRHGRFVVLDVHSYNHRRRGPEAEAMRAEAAPEVNIGTFSMDRVKWARVVDAFVEALGTVDWQGRRLDIRENIAFQGRGEQTRFIHERFPDTGCAIAVEFKKFFMDEWTGEPNMEALAALRELVASTLPSLVNALGPSR; via the coding sequence ATGAATAGACCGGATTGCCCCAGCAAGGTGTCGACAGAGTCTCTCGACGACGAATGGTGGACTCAGCATCGCGGTGACTCGCCGATCGTCGCCACGGCCATCCACAACGGCCATGCGGTGCGCGGCGAGGTCGGACGTCTCCTCGGCCTTTCGGCCGCGGAACGACTGCGGGAGGAGGATCCGTTCACCGAGTTCATCATCCGCGACTTCCCGAACCGGATTGTCGTTCACCGGTCGCGCTTCGAGGTCGATATCAATCGCCCCCGCGGTGTTGCGATATACGTGCGGCCTGAGCAGGCCTGGGGCCTCAATGTCTGGACCGTCAAGCCCCCGCAAGATTTGGTCGAAGCGTCGCTCGCGATGCATGACGAATATTACGCCATGCTGGAGGCGATGCTCGCGGGCATCGAGCGGCGCCATGGACGCTTCGTCGTTCTTGACGTCCATAGCTACAACCACCGGCGCCGCGGTCCTGAAGCGGAAGCAATGCGGGCGGAAGCGGCGCCGGAGGTCAACATCGGCACATTTTCGATGGATCGCGTGAAATGGGCCCGGGTCGTGGATGCTTTCGTCGAGGCCCTGGGGACAGTTGACTGGCAAGGACGACGCCTCGACATACGCGAAAACATCGCGTTTCAGGGCAGAGGTGAACAAACGCGATTCATCCATGAGCGCTTCCCTGACACGGGTTGCGCGATCGCTGTCGAATTCAAGAAGTTCTTCATGGACGAGTGGACGGGCGAACCGAACATGGAGGCGCTTGCGGCGCTCAGGGAGCTTGTCGCATCGACCCTGCCGTCGCTCGTCAACGCTTTGGGACCGAGCCGATGA
- a CDS encoding flavohemoglobin expression-modulating QEGLA motif protein has protein sequence MKRSAAPAARDTTDTPDWLAEALASIKADKAVRKDLPDGGRLHIDRALPFLCLHISGDDEGPVAREIAQANASYLVAPDANVSALVIEAVGGLLKRRLGAFMVLEIGELARDELLTDDAPYLPPFKIEVTASPQGPARIAAKAFANAAEATEAKFRTPRVEIREAEGLDLPFPCLRVRFAPIYRQRESGNIYPQLRERLIASIFDAGLQAFAAFVRATKSMNISTHRALGRKAFIDAVVRTDRSIDEVASTFDFLLAVTPINAEAAWSEFAASEYRRPPRFLYRPLTLEVEKAKKKLFSIAFDHLEDPVLYHLYREKQQELDLQLSLLSARERATFIEFGRALYGPVEPELLRTAQDILARTGDGATDAAPESRVAERHADCYSVEQQARAMIAEYRRRYAGFDATVEVRDDLPTGLLVSGSRLLIARSTAMDAERVEPILSHEIGVHLLTYFNGSAQGLRLFRSGLAGYEGMQEGLAVFAEFLTGGMSHERLRLIAARVVACAAMLAGASLPEAYRLLVQDHGFLKADAFNVVLRVYRSGGLAKDAIYLRGLLQLLAHLASDGALEPFWMGKIAASHFGVMQELSARGLLGVPAVRPIFLDNPEAPSRLAKARAGMSPLDMVER, from the coding sequence ATGAAACGTTCCGCCGCGCCCGCCGCCAGGGATACGACAGATACACCCGACTGGCTCGCGGAGGCGTTGGCGAGCATCAAGGCCGACAAGGCTGTACGAAAAGACCTTCCGGATGGCGGACGGCTGCATATCGATCGCGCATTGCCCTTTCTTTGCCTGCACATCTCCGGCGACGACGAAGGTCCGGTTGCCCGCGAGATCGCCCAGGCGAATGCCTCCTACCTCGTTGCGCCAGATGCCAACGTTTCTGCCTTGGTCATCGAAGCCGTCGGCGGGCTGCTCAAGCGGCGTCTCGGTGCATTCATGGTCCTCGAAATCGGCGAACTCGCCCGCGACGAACTGTTGACCGACGACGCGCCGTACCTTCCCCCGTTCAAGATCGAGGTCACGGCAAGCCCGCAAGGGCCGGCGCGGATTGCCGCCAAGGCATTCGCCAATGCCGCCGAGGCGACCGAAGCGAAGTTCCGTACGCCACGTGTCGAGATTCGTGAAGCCGAAGGACTGGACCTGCCGTTTCCCTGTCTTCGCGTGCGGTTTGCACCGATCTATCGGCAGCGTGAGTCCGGCAACATCTATCCGCAGCTACGTGAGCGCCTCATCGCGAGCATCTTCGATGCCGGCCTGCAAGCCTTCGCGGCTTTCGTCAGGGCTACCAAAAGCATGAACATCTCGACGCATCGGGCGCTCGGCAGGAAGGCCTTCATCGACGCCGTGGTGCGCACAGACCGCAGTATCGACGAGGTTGCTTCGACCTTCGATTTCCTGCTCGCCGTGACCCCGATCAACGCCGAAGCAGCCTGGAGCGAGTTTGCCGCAAGCGAGTACAGGCGACCTCCCCGTTTTCTCTATCGGCCGTTGACGCTGGAGGTCGAGAAGGCAAAGAAAAAGCTCTTCTCGATCGCCTTCGACCACCTCGAAGATCCGGTGCTTTATCATCTCTACCGCGAAAAGCAGCAGGAGCTCGACCTTCAGCTTTCGTTGCTCTCGGCCCGGGAGCGCGCAACATTCATCGAGTTCGGCCGCGCCCTCTACGGTCCCGTCGAGCCGGAACTCTTGCGGACAGCGCAGGATATCCTTGCACGGACCGGCGACGGCGCCACCGATGCAGCCCCCGAATCGCGCGTTGCGGAGCGACATGCCGATTGTTATTCCGTCGAGCAACAGGCGCGCGCGATGATTGCCGAGTACCGCCGCCGTTATGCGGGCTTCGACGCCACCGTGGAAGTGCGCGACGATCTTCCCACCGGCCTTCTGGTGTCTGGCAGCCGCCTCCTCATTGCACGCAGCACGGCCATGGACGCGGAGCGTGTCGAACCGATCTTGAGCCACGAGATCGGCGTCCATCTGCTAACCTATTTCAACGGTTCGGCGCAAGGCTTGCGCCTTTTCCGCTCCGGCCTCGCCGGGTACGAAGGCATGCAGGAGGGATTGGCGGTCTTTGCGGAGTTTCTGACGGGTGGCATGAGCCACGAGCGGCTGCGCCTCATCGCCGCCCGCGTCGTTGCCTGCGCCGCAATGCTCGCTGGCGCATCGCTGCCGGAAGCCTATCGACTGCTGGTTCAAGATCACGGGTTCTTGAAGGCCGATGCCTTCAACGTCGTCCTGCGCGTTTACCGCAGCGGGGGTCTTGCCAAGGATGCGATCTACCTGCGCGGCCTTCTGCAACTCCTCGCCCATTTGGCGTCCGACGGCGCCCTGGAGCCCTTCTGGATGGGAAAGATCGCCGCTTCGCATTTCGGCGTGATGCAGGAACTGAGCGCCCGCGGGCTGCTTGGAGTGCCAGCCGTGCGCCCTATATTTCTTGACAATCCGGAAGCACCGTCGCGCTTGGCCAAGGCACGCGCGGGAATGTCGCCACTCGACATGGTCGAACGTTAG
- a CDS encoding glutathione synthase — MRIAFFVNSIEGEATYYATTWLALAALARGHDVCYVTPGDFVLRSDDSLIVRATTLHGPKPKKPETLLNALKDERAKVRTIDIKEIDVLFLRNDPSEDAERRSWAAYAGVNFGHLAADRGVIVVNDPAGLAGAQNKLYLQGFPEVVRPTTLISRSIEEIRGFIDAHPDGVILKPLQGSGGKNVFKISSREEANLNQIFEAASGEGYLIAQTYLPEATAGDIRLFLMNGRPLERDGVHAALRRVPAKGDVRSNMHASGTPEAATVTPEILALAEKLRPKLVEDGMFLVGLDIVGDKILEINVFSPGALPEIAALYGVDFSEDIIIALENKQSIRRLYGKTLSNRTLATL, encoded by the coding sequence ATGCGCATCGCCTTTTTCGTCAATTCCATCGAAGGCGAGGCTACCTACTACGCGACGACCTGGCTTGCACTCGCGGCACTCGCCCGTGGCCACGATGTTTGCTACGTCACTCCCGGGGACTTCGTGCTGCGTTCCGACGACAGCCTGATTGTCCGCGCGACGACCCTGCATGGCCCGAAACCGAAGAAGCCGGAGACGTTGCTCAATGCGCTCAAGGACGAGCGAGCGAAGGTCAGGACGATCGACATCAAGGAAATCGACGTGCTCTTTCTGCGCAACGATCCTTCGGAAGACGCCGAACGGCGTTCGTGGGCAGCCTATGCCGGCGTGAATTTTGGCCACCTGGCGGCTGATCGCGGCGTGATCGTCGTCAACGATCCGGCCGGCTTGGCGGGTGCTCAGAACAAGCTCTATTTGCAAGGTTTTCCGGAAGTTGTTCGCCCCACCACGCTGATCTCCCGGAGCATCGAGGAAATCCGGGGCTTCATCGATGCGCATCCTGACGGCGTGATCCTGAAGCCTTTGCAGGGATCAGGCGGCAAAAACGTTTTCAAGATCAGCTCCCGGGAAGAAGCCAACCTCAATCAGATATTTGAAGCTGCCAGCGGCGAAGGGTACCTGATTGCCCAGACCTACCTGCCCGAAGCGACCGCCGGTGATATCCGCCTTTTTCTCATGAACGGACGGCCTCTGGAGCGCGACGGTGTACATGCCGCGCTCCGCCGGGTGCCGGCCAAGGGCGATGTGCGCTCGAACATGCACGCGAGCGGTACACCCGAAGCAGCAACGGTCACGCCGGAAATCCTGGCCCTGGCGGAAAAGCTCCGACCGAAGCTGGTTGAAGACGGCATGTTTCTGGTGGGCCTTGACATCGTCGGCGACAAGATACTGGAGATCAATGTCTTCAGTCCCGGAGCCCTCCCGGAGATCGCCGCGCTTTATGGCGTGGATTTCAGCGAGGACATCATCATCGCGCTGGAAAACAAGCAGAGCATTCGGCGGCTCTATGGGAAAACGTTGTCGAACCGCACGCTGGCGACGCTCTGA
- the ytfQ gene encoding galactofuranose ABC transporter, galactofuranose-binding protein YtfQ, translating to MKFAKALASATILAACTFGSASAAELVVGFSQIGSESGWRAAETTLTKQQAEQRGIDLKFADAQQKQENQIKAIRSFIAQGVNAILVAPVVATGWDEVLQEAKDAEIPVILLDRTVDASDDLYLTAVTSDLVHEGNVAGKWLADTVAGKPCNVVELQGTTGSSPAIDRKKGFEQALSGHDNLKIIRSQTGDFTRTKGKEVMESFLKAEGGGKNICALYAHNDDMAVGAIQAIKEAGLKPGTDILVVSIDAVPDIFQAMAAGEANATVELTPNMAGPAFDALAAYLKDGKAPGKWIQTESKLYTQADDPMKVYEEKKGLGY from the coding sequence ATGAAATTTGCGAAGGCACTCGCGAGTGCAACGATCCTTGCTGCCTGCACTTTCGGCAGCGCATCGGCCGCGGAACTCGTCGTCGGCTTTTCCCAGATCGGATCGGAGTCCGGCTGGCGTGCTGCCGAAACGACACTGACGAAGCAGCAGGCCGAGCAGCGCGGAATCGACCTCAAATTCGCCGATGCGCAGCAGAAGCAGGAAAACCAGATCAAGGCTATCCGTTCCTTCATCGCGCAAGGCGTGAACGCGATCCTTGTCGCTCCCGTGGTCGCAACCGGCTGGGACGAAGTGCTGCAGGAGGCGAAGGATGCCGAAATTCCCGTCATCCTGCTCGACCGCACCGTCGACGCATCCGACGATCTCTATCTGACAGCGGTGACCTCCGACCTCGTCCACGAAGGCAATGTTGCCGGCAAGTGGCTTGCCGACACGGTTGCCGGCAAGCCCTGCAACGTCGTCGAGCTTCAGGGCACGACCGGTTCGTCACCGGCGATCGACCGCAAAAAGGGCTTCGAGCAGGCCCTCTCCGGTCACGATAACCTGAAGATCATCCGCAGCCAGACCGGCGACTTCACCCGTACCAAGGGCAAGGAAGTCATGGAAAGCTTCCTGAAGGCGGAAGGCGGCGGCAAGAACATCTGCGCGCTCTACGCCCATAACGACGACATGGCCGTCGGCGCGATCCAGGCAATCAAGGAAGCCGGCTTGAAGCCGGGCACGGACATCCTCGTCGTCTCGATCGATGCCGTTCCGGATATCTTCCAGGCCATGGCCGCTGGCGAAGCCAACGCGACGGTCGAACTGACCCCGAACATGGCGGGACCCGCCTTCGACGCCCTCGCCGCCTACTTGAAGGATGGAAAGGCACCGGGAAAATGGATCCAGACGGAATCGAAGCTTTATACCCAGGCTGACGATCCGATGAAGGTCTACGAGGAGAAGAAGGGCCTCGGCTACTGA
- the ytfR gene encoding galactofuranose ABC transporter, ATP-binding protein YtfR, translating to MQATSDNILSAVRIDKGFPGTKALDKVDFLLQRGEVHALLGENGAGKSTLIKCLTGAYRRDGGSILLDGVEVDPRDTFDAQRLGIGTVYQEVNLLPNLSVAENLFLGRQPRRLGMVDIRAMNRKARELLSEYELELDVTRALGSYSVAIQQIVAIARAVDLSGKVLILDEPTASLDAHEVAMLFCIVRRLKARGLGIIFITHFLEQVYEISDRITVLRNGRLVGTRNTADLNRRDLIAMMIGRELAAEIHAVQANAAEGEPRYRFRNYGRRGRIDPFDLDVRAGEVVGIAGLLGSGRTEMAEVLFGAHRADSGTAEIDGRRVDLSSPRAAIRQKFGFCPEDRKTAGIVGDLSVRENIVLALQARRGWTRPISRAEQNRLADLYIRTLDIRTADREKPIKLLSGGNQQKAILARWLATEPEFLILDEPTRGIDVGAHAEIVRLIESLREKGMSLIVISSELEELIAYSTRIIVLRDRAHVAELEGEHITAHQIVEAIAAANERRAS from the coding sequence ATGCAAGCCACCAGCGACAACATTCTTTCAGCGGTCCGGATAGACAAGGGCTTTCCGGGCACCAAGGCCTTGGACAAGGTCGACTTCCTTCTGCAGCGAGGCGAGGTTCACGCGCTTCTCGGAGAGAACGGCGCCGGCAAATCGACGCTCATCAAATGCCTGACCGGTGCCTACCGCCGGGATGGCGGCAGCATCCTGCTCGATGGGGTCGAAGTCGACCCGCGCGACACCTTCGACGCCCAGCGATTGGGGATCGGGACCGTCTATCAGGAGGTGAACCTGTTGCCGAACCTCAGCGTAGCGGAGAATCTGTTTCTCGGACGGCAACCGCGCCGCCTCGGCATGGTCGACATTCGGGCAATGAACCGCAAGGCACGCGAGCTTCTTTCGGAATACGAGCTTGAGCTCGATGTCACGCGCGCCCTCGGGAGTTATTCGGTCGCCATCCAGCAGATCGTGGCCATCGCCCGCGCAGTCGACCTTTCGGGCAAGGTGTTGATCCTCGACGAGCCGACGGCGAGCCTCGATGCCCATGAAGTCGCGATGCTCTTTTGCATCGTCCGGCGCCTCAAGGCACGCGGGCTAGGCATCATATTCATCACGCACTTCCTCGAGCAGGTCTACGAAATTTCGGACCGCATTACGGTGCTCCGGAACGGGCGGCTTGTCGGAACCCGCAACACGGCCGACCTCAACCGCCGCGATCTGATCGCGATGATGATCGGCCGCGAACTCGCGGCAGAGATACACGCAGTCCAGGCTAACGCTGCGGAAGGCGAGCCTCGCTACCGGTTCAGAAACTACGGCCGGCGAGGACGCATCGATCCTTTCGATCTCGACGTCAGGGCGGGTGAGGTCGTCGGTATAGCCGGCCTGCTCGGTTCGGGCCGTACCGAAATGGCCGAAGTACTCTTTGGTGCCCATCGCGCCGACAGTGGCACTGCGGAAATCGACGGCCGCCGCGTCGACCTATCGTCGCCTCGTGCTGCCATCCGCCAGAAATTCGGCTTTTGCCCAGAGGACCGCAAGACCGCCGGCATCGTCGGCGATCTCTCTGTGCGTGAGAACATCGTCCTCGCTCTGCAGGCAAGGCGCGGCTGGACGCGTCCGATCTCGCGTGCGGAGCAGAATCGACTGGCTGACCTTTATATCCGGACCCTGGATATCCGGACCGCCGACAGGGAAAAGCCGATCAAGCTGCTTTCCGGTGGAAACCAGCAGAAAGCCATTCTCGCCCGCTGGCTGGCCACCGAACCCGAATTCCTGATCCTCGACGAACCAACGCGCGGTATCGATGTCGGCGCACATGCCGAGATCGTCAGGCTGATCGAATCACTGCGTGAGAAGGGCATGTCACTGATCGTCATTTCATCGGAACTCGAAGAGCTGATCGCCTACAGCACACGGATCATTGTTCTTCGCGACCGCGCCCACGTCGCCGAACTCGAGGGAGAGCACATTACCGCCCATCAGATCGTCGAGGCGATTGCCGCGGCCAACGAGCGGAGGGCATCGTGA
- a CDS encoding ABC transporter permease, producing MIPILRTYLARLLPQLIALAAILIAISMTFPGFLNLEIQNGRLYGSLIDILNRGAPVVLLAIGMTVVIATKGIDLSVGAVMAICGAVAASFITSGHSLFETLLITIAVGILCGMWNGILVAVLDIQPIIATLVLMVAGRGIAQLVTEGAILTFNDPGLIFIGSGSFAGLPMPVVVWLVFGILVALLVRRSALGMLIEAIGVNRQASTLSGVLTPVLLIAAYMLSGLSAAIAGIIAAADIRGADANNAGLWLELDAILAVVVGGTSLLGGRFSIAASVLGAIIIQAINTGILLSGFPPEFNLIIKAAIIVFILVLQSPRFRAACAFLAIPRRAAKTTEQEAK from the coding sequence GTGATACCAATTCTCCGCACCTATCTCGCCCGCTTGCTTCCGCAGCTAATCGCACTCGCGGCTATTCTCATCGCGATTTCAATGACGTTTCCCGGTTTTCTCAACCTGGAAATTCAGAATGGCCGCCTCTACGGCAGCCTGATCGACATCCTCAACCGGGGTGCTCCGGTCGTGCTGCTGGCGATCGGCATGACCGTCGTCATCGCAACCAAGGGCATCGATCTTTCCGTTGGCGCGGTCATGGCGATTTGCGGTGCCGTGGCCGCGTCCTTCATCACTTCCGGCCATTCCCTCTTTGAAACGCTCCTCATCACGATTGCAGTCGGTATCCTTTGCGGGATGTGGAACGGCATTCTCGTTGCGGTCCTCGACATTCAGCCGATTATTGCAACGCTTGTGCTGATGGTTGCCGGGCGAGGCATCGCCCAGCTCGTCACCGAGGGCGCAATCCTCACCTTCAATGACCCCGGCCTCATCTTCATCGGCAGCGGTTCCTTTGCCGGTTTACCGATGCCTGTCGTAGTGTGGCTCGTCTTCGGAATCCTCGTCGCACTGCTCGTGCGGCGGAGCGCGCTCGGCATGCTGATCGAGGCGATCGGCGTCAATCGCCAGGCAAGCACGCTGTCAGGAGTTCTTACGCCGGTGCTTCTGATTGCCGCCTATATGCTCTCCGGCCTCAGCGCCGCGATTGCCGGCATCATCGCTGCTGCCGACATCAGAGGGGCCGATGCCAACAATGCCGGGCTCTGGCTGGAGCTCGACGCCATTCTGGCGGTCGTGGTCGGGGGGACTTCCCTTCTCGGCGGCCGCTTCAGCATCGCCGCGTCGGTGCTTGGGGCAATCATCATCCAGGCGATCAATACCGGCATCCTGCTTTCCGGTTTCCCGCCGGAATTCAACCTCATCATCAAGGCGGCAATCATCGTCTTCATCCTGGTCCTCCAGTCGCCGCGTTTTCGCGCCGCCTGTGCCTTCCTCGCCATCCCGAGGCGAGCAGCCAAAACGACCGAGCAGGAGGCGAAATGA
- the yjfF gene encoding galactofuranose ABC transporter, permease protein YjfF, giving the protein MKQKYLPLTATILIFVLSYALCAAQYPNILSTRVIGNLLTDNAFLGIAAVGMTFVILSGGIDLSVGSVIAFTGVFLAVVLEHTSMHPLAAFALVLTITTLFGALMGVIIHYLEMPAFIVTLAGMFLARGMAFVLSIDSIPIKHPFYATLKGLYYKLPGGGRITLIGGLMLLVFAVGILVAHRTRFGTNVYALGGGTATAKLMGVPVASTTVKIYAFSGLLAGLSGIVFSLYTSAGYSLAAVGVELDAITAVVIGGTLLTGGSGFVAGTLVGLFIQGLIQTYITFDGSLSSWWTKILIGALLFAFILLQKGIIHLSRDARQRA; this is encoded by the coding sequence ATGAAGCAGAAATATCTGCCACTTACGGCAACAATCTTAATCTTCGTCTTAAGTTATGCGCTTTGCGCCGCCCAATATCCGAACATTCTCTCCACCCGGGTTATCGGCAATCTGTTGACCGACAATGCCTTCCTCGGCATCGCCGCCGTGGGCATGACCTTCGTCATTCTCTCGGGCGGCATCGATCTCTCGGTGGGTTCCGTCATCGCCTTCACGGGGGTGTTCCTGGCTGTTGTTCTGGAACACACCAGCATGCACCCGCTCGCCGCCTTCGCGCTGGTCCTCACTATCACCACGCTTTTCGGCGCGCTGATGGGGGTGATCATCCATTATCTCGAAATGCCGGCCTTCATCGTGACGCTGGCTGGAATGTTCCTGGCGCGCGGCATGGCCTTCGTGCTGTCGATCGATTCCATCCCGATCAAGCATCCGTTCTACGCGACATTGAAAGGGCTCTATTACAAGCTGCCAGGCGGGGGACGGATCACCCTCATCGGCGGCCTGATGCTGCTGGTCTTCGCCGTCGGCATCCTGGTTGCTCACCGGACCCGGTTCGGTACGAACGTCTATGCGCTCGGCGGCGGCACGGCGACGGCAAAGCTCATGGGCGTTCCGGTCGCCAGCACAACGGTCAAGATCTATGCCTTCTCGGGGCTGCTTGCGGGGCTCTCCGGGATCGTCTTTTCGCTTTACACGTCGGCCGGCTATTCGCTTGCCGCAGTCGGCGTCGAGCTTGATGCAATCACTGCGGTCGTCATCGGCGGCACGCTGCTGACCGGTGGATCGGGCTTCGTTGCCGGAACGCTTGTGGGTCTCTTCATCCAGGGCCTGATCCAGACCTACATAACCTTCGATGGATCGCTCTCCAGCTGGTGGACGAAGATCCTGATCGGCGCGCTTCTCTTTGCCTTCATCCTCCTGCAAAAGGGGATCATCCATCTGTCGCGCGATGCCCGACAACGCGCTTGA
- a CDS encoding FadR/GntR family transcriptional regulator, producing the protein MAPETFAKRPRKRTSHQLVVDELGQAVVGGEFAVGDILPGDAELAARFNVSRTVLREAMKTLAAKGLVFPRARIGTRVMPRTHWNLFDGDVLSWHFNVGVDQDFLHHLSEVRLALEPYAAALAARRASDADISQMMRLAVAMGDGEHSAQTLAHADLEFHLHLLEASLNPFMRTVGSLIEAALIGVFKLTSPTRDDTEIDRVAMAHIRIVEEIQRRDEDGARNAMENVIRVGQDRLMLNLTEGKASLRNGS; encoded by the coding sequence ATGGCGCCGGAAACCTTCGCCAAACGACCACGCAAGCGCACAAGCCACCAGCTCGTCGTCGACGAGCTCGGCCAGGCGGTGGTCGGCGGCGAATTTGCCGTTGGCGACATACTGCCAGGCGACGCGGAGCTTGCGGCACGTTTCAATGTCTCGCGCACCGTCCTGCGCGAAGCGATGAAGACGCTTGCGGCGAAGGGGCTTGTCTTCCCGCGTGCGCGCATCGGAACGCGCGTCATGCCGCGGACGCATTGGAACCTGTTCGACGGCGATGTCCTTTCCTGGCATTTCAATGTCGGGGTGGACCAGGATTTCCTGCATCACCTGAGCGAGGTGAGGCTGGCCCTCGAGCCCTATGCTGCCGCCCTTGCGGCCCGACGGGCGTCCGACGCGGACATCAGCCAGATGATGCGGCTTGCGGTCGCCATGGGCGATGGCGAGCACAGTGCCCAGACGCTGGCCCATGCCGACCTCGAATTCCATCTTCATCTGCTCGAAGCCTCGCTCAACCCCTTCATGCGAACGGTGGGAAGCCTTATCGAAGCAGCCTTGATCGGCGTCTTCAAACTCACGAGCCCAACCCGCGATGACACCGAAATCGACCGCGTTGCGATGGCGCATATCCGCATCGTCGAGGAGATCCAGCGCCGTGACGAGGACGGCGCCCGAAACGCAATGGAAAACGTGATCCGTGTGGGGCAGGATCGGCTCATGCTTAACCTCACGGAGGGCAAGGCATCTCTTCGGAACGGGTCGTAA